Proteins found in one Arachis stenosperma cultivar V10309 chromosome 8, arast.V10309.gnm1.PFL2, whole genome shotgun sequence genomic segment:
- the LOC130943404 gene encoding uncharacterized protein LOC130943404, translated as MAEDLVLDTAIRDWVLIPLSVVMVLIGVLRYFVSKLMRSSQTPDVKIVKEGQVMLRARNLRAGANFIPAKAFRARKIYFCNEENGLLFVPKGQAQNPQAQMFSDPNMAMDMMKKNLSMIIPQTLTFAWVNFFFSGFVAAKIPFPLTQRFRSMLQNGIDLSTVDVSYVSSRSWYFLNLFGLRGLFSLILGEENAVDDTQRMMQMGGFGMDPSKGLSAEKDNLDITQHDWALPNFEQRAEAVLRKFVN; from the exons ATGGCGGAAGATCTGGTTCTAGATACTGCAATCAGAGACTGGGTGCTGATCCCTCTCTCTGTGGTTATGGTTCTAATTGGTGTGCTACGGTATTTTGTCTCTAAGCTTATGCGTTCTTCCCAAACCCCTGATGTCAAAATTGTCAAAGAAGG GCAAGTGATGCTTAGAGCTCGGAACCTGCGTGCCGGAGCGAATTTTATTCCAGCTAAAGCTTTCCGTGCTCGCAAGATTTACTTTTGTAACGAG GAAAATGGGCTGTTGTTTGTTCCAAAGGGACAAGCGCAGAATCCGCAAGCTCAGATGTTCTCCGATCCAAACATGGCCATGGATATGATGAAGAAAAACCTTTCTATGATCATTCCTCAG ACTCTTACCTTTGCTTGGGtgaactttttcttttctggtTTTGTAGCAG CCAAGATACCCTTTCCGTTGACACAGAGATTTAGGTCGATGTTACAGAATGGAATAGACCTAAGCACAGTAGATGTTAGCTATGTTAGCAGCCGCTCCTG GTACTTCCTCAATTTGTTTGGATTACGAGGATTGTTTAGTCTCATCTTGGGGGAGGAAAATG CTGTGGATGATACACAACGTATGATGCAAATGGGTGGATTTGGAATGGACCCTTCGAAG GGCTTGAGTGCTGAGAAAGACAATCTTGACATAACACAACATGATTGGGCCTTACCAAATTTCGAGCAACGCGCTGAAGCTGTGTTAAGGAAATTTGTCAATTGA
- the LOC130945578 gene encoding uncharacterized protein At4g04775-like: MDDVFSVDSGLTGVRRGRLRRGEHPKCKCKTYAIISRSRTAENPNRLFFGCSHFKEKQGNCDFFVWFDEIFGYLVDDVVDRRRLASVETCVGEEFGAGLDYCLEERVKQLEEMLIKRNEDSLKVKKDSVLSLFSSVIIGALVVVIMFCIYVVVI, encoded by the exons ATGGATGATGTCTTCAGTGTTGATAGCGGTTTGACTGGCGTCCGAAGGGGGCGACTTAGAAGAGGAGAACATCCTAAGTGTAAGTGCAAGACATATGCCATAATATCCAGGTCTCGCACAGCAGAAAATCCGAATAGGCTGTTCTTTGGCTGTTCTCACTTCAAG GAAAAGCAAGGAAattgtgatttttttgtatGGTTTGATGAGATCTTTGGGTATTTGGTGGATGATGTAGTTGATAGGCGTAGATTGGCCTCTGTGGAGACATGCGTGGGTGAAGAATTTGGTGCAGGTTTGGATTATTGCTTGGAGGAGAGAGTGAAACAATTGGAGGAGATgttaataaaaagaaatgaaGATAGTTTGAAAGTCAAGAAGGACAGTGTTCTAAGCTTGTTTAGTAGTGTAATAATAGGTGCACTTGTAGTTGTGATTATGTTTTGTATTTATGTGGTGGTTATTTAA